The proteins below come from a single Ignavibacteriales bacterium genomic window:
- a CDS encoding iron-containing alcohol dehydrogenase, with amino-acid sequence MKTNFDCFMPTRIIFGPGRLKELATMPHLPGKKALIVIGAGQSMRKHGHLDRAIGYLKQNGVESVVYDKILPNPLVEHVMEGARVARDNNCDFIIGLGGGSTMDSSKSIAIMAANPGHYWDYIHGGSGKGKPVPNRPLPIVTITTTAGTGTEADPWTVITKSDTKEKIGFGFDGTFPVLSIVDPELMLTVPPDFTAYQGMDAFFHAVEGYLATVHQPAGDAYALMAVSGIARFLPLAVKDGKNLEARTEVAWANTAAGMVESLSSCISHHSMEHAASAFHPELPHGAGLTALSVSYFSFMAKKCPERFPALAATMGENIDTLRTAEERAMAFITALKKLIANVGLQDLRLSRFGVTKAEIPSMAKNAIDTMGGLFKVDPYTLSFDDVVVIYEGCF; translated from the coding sequence ATGAAAACGAATTTTGACTGCTTCATGCCGACAAGAATCATCTTCGGGCCCGGACGCCTGAAAGAACTGGCGACAATGCCGCATCTACCCGGGAAGAAAGCTCTGATTGTGATCGGTGCCGGACAATCAATGAGAAAACACGGCCACCTGGATCGCGCTATCGGATATTTGAAACAGAACGGCGTCGAGTCTGTGGTCTACGACAAGATTCTCCCAAACCCGCTTGTAGAGCACGTGATGGAAGGAGCGAGGGTTGCCCGGGATAACAACTGTGACTTCATCATCGGCCTTGGAGGAGGAAGCACCATGGACTCCTCAAAGAGTATTGCCATCATGGCAGCGAATCCGGGTCACTATTGGGACTATATTCATGGCGGCAGCGGCAAGGGGAAGCCTGTCCCGAATCGGCCGTTACCCATTGTCACCATCACAACGACCGCAGGGACCGGTACTGAAGCTGATCCATGGACCGTCATCACCAAGAGCGATACGAAGGAAAAAATCGGGTTTGGATTCGATGGGACGTTTCCAGTTCTGTCCATCGTAGATCCGGAACTGATGCTCACAGTACCGCCGGACTTCACAGCCTACCAGGGAATGGACGCTTTCTTCCATGCAGTCGAAGGATATCTTGCGACAGTTCACCAACCTGCCGGAGATGCGTACGCGTTGATGGCTGTCAGTGGAATTGCACGTTTCCTGCCCCTGGCAGTGAAAGACGGCAAGAACCTTGAGGCGCGCACTGAGGTTGCATGGGCCAATACCGCCGCAGGCATGGTCGAGTCGCTTTCTTCCTGCATTTCACATCATTCAATGGAACACGCCGCAAGTGCATTTCATCCCGAATTGCCGCACGGCGCGGGATTGACAGCTCTTTCCGTTTCGTACTTTTCGTTCATGGCAAAGAAATGTCCCGAACGATTCCCCGCTCTTGCCGCCACAATGGGGGAGAACATTGATACACTCCGGACAGCGGAAGAACGGGCCATGGCGTTTATTACTGCGCTGAAGAAGCTGATCGCGAACGTCGGGCTGCAGGATCTCCGCCTGAGCCGGTTCGGCGTGACGAAAGCGGAAATCCCGTCAATGGCGAAGAACGCGATCGATACGATGGGAGGGTTGTTTAAGGTCGATCCGTATACACTCTCGTTCGACGACGTTGTCGTGATTTACGAGGGATGCTTCTAA